In Humulus lupulus chromosome 7, drHumLupu1.1, whole genome shotgun sequence, the following are encoded in one genomic region:
- the LOC133791794 gene encoding uncharacterized protein LOC133791794 has protein sequence MQAPHITQPPSTKPYIEDLINEIATIMLQFQQTTQASIKSLENQVGQLATSYNRLEAQFSNKFPSHPEKNPKENVSAITLQSGIQYEPPTQPSLSATVQNQVVDNFIHDEPSMQKKSHKPTMPTYVPRPPFPRRSKKFKKEEVDKEILETFCKVEKLCTNKKKLKGDEKISVGENVLSVLQKKLPPKCKDLGTFTIPCMIGNKGLSDETKFIVQLVDHTNVYPLGVVEDVLVKVDGLVFPADCYILEMGDASIPNLALVLFRGPFFMTTNTKLDVRAGTLTMEFDGEFIKFNVFDSPGKIRGNETSLKYPT, from the exons ATGCAAGCACCACACATTACTCAACCACCGAGTACAAAACCCTATATTGAAGATTTAATCAATGAAATTGCTACAATTATGCTTCAGTTTCAGCAAACTACCCAAGCATCCATCAAAAGTTTGGAGAATCAAGTGGGACAACTAGCGACATCATATAATAGGTTGGAAGCTCAATTTTCTAATAAATTTCCTTCACATCCTGAGAAGAATCCCAAGGAGAATGTAAGTGCGATAACACTACAAAGTGGTATACAATATGAGCCACCCACACAACCTTCATTGTCAGCTACAGTGCAAAATCAAGTAGTAGACAACTTCATCCATGATGAACCATCAATGCAGAAAAAGTCACATAAACCAACTATGCCTACCTATGTCCCTCGTCCACCTTTTCCAAGAAGATCAAAAAAGTTTAAGAAAGAGGAAGTTGACAAGGAGATTCTTGAGACTTTTTGCAAAGTTGAG AAGTTGTGCACGAATAAGAAGAAATTGAAGGGTGATGAAaagataagtgtgggggagaaCGTCCTTTCTGTTCTCCAAAAGAAGCTGCCACCAAAATGCAAGGATCTTGGAACCTTTACAATTCCTTGTATGATTGGGAATAAAGGATTGAGCGAT GAGACAAAATTTATTGTTCAACTGGTCGATCACACTAATGTTTATCCTTTAGGGGTAGTTGAAGATGTGCTGGTGAAGGTTGATGGCCTTGTCTTTCCAGCAGATTGTTATATACTTGAAATGGGGGATGCATCAATACCCAATCTGGCACTGGTTTTATTTAGGGGGCCATTTTTTATGACAACAAATACAAAGCTGGATGTTAGAGCAGGAACACTGACAATGGAATTTGATGGTGAATTTATCAAATTCAATGTGTTTGATTCTCCTGGTAAGATCAGAGGGAATGAGACTTCGTTGAAATACCCAACATAA